In Prinia subflava isolate CZ2003 ecotype Zambia chromosome 29, Cam_Psub_1.2, whole genome shotgun sequence, the DNA window gggagggggtgggcCGGGGAGGAGAGACCCCCCCTcattcccctcccctcctcaaTCCCCCCTTTATCCAACAGGTTGTCTACTATACGGAGATGCACAAGATTTTTGGGGACCTGACGGCGCAGATCGACCGGCCGGGGCTGAGCGACGAGCAGCGCGAGCGGGAGAACGACGCCAAGCTGGGCGAGCTGCGCGCGCTCTCCATCGTGGCCGACGACTGAGGCCAGGCCGGGCGTGGGCAGGGGATGGGGATCCCCCCCTTGagcccagctcccatcccaggGGTGGATTTGtgaggctggagctgttccCGTCACCCCAGGGCTCCCGCTGGGGTGTGCATGGTCTTTGTCACTCCACCAATTAATTCTGCCTTAAATTTGGGGGTGTGGAGGGGAGGGATCCCAACTCGGACGGGGAGTGGGATGTGGGGTGCTGGATTTTCTCAGGTtccagcctcccctggcacccccagagGGTGAGACCCCCACTCCTCCCCTTGGTTTTGTGCCTTAGGACCTCAGTGGCCCCTCAGGAGAGAGTAAAAATACTCAAATCCCGTTTTTTGAGGCACAGGGAGAAGGGTGATGCTTCCCGTGGCAAGCATCCATCCCTCTTTTCCCAGGAATGGCACAAAGAGcctgtgccccagagctggggggttcccagggtgggcacaggggaccccagagcagggacaggtggGGACATCCCTAAGGGAGacaacccagccaggagcaaaccTCTGGAAAAccggggggctgcagcccctcctcggCGTGCGGGGAAGGGCCACAGGGACTCGGTCGCTTGTCCCCAATAAAGTTTTTGGCAGCGCAGCGcggccggggccgtgccggtgCCACCGCCGGGGCCGTGTCGCTGTCGCTGTCACCGCTGGGCCGCTGTCGCCCTCTGCCGCCGCCCGGCCGCCACTGCAGGGGGGACacggaggggctgggggtggcaccTGGAAGGGAAAAACCGGGACTGAACATCCCCGGGGGAGGGAACGGCGTCAGAGCACGAGGAATGAGAGTTATCCGGTAAAATATTGGCAATTTAGGCCTGAGGGTAAGGAGAGGCTGCCCGCTGTGTCCTGGGATGGGTGGATGCTGGGGGGGATACGAGGTTGGAAGCCCACCCTGGTGGGGTTCTGGTGGAGGTGACAAAGGTCCTTTCTCTGCCTTTGGGTGGCAcaaggctcctgctgctccaggtgagGGCACACGGCTCCAGATTTTGGGGAAACCATCACCCCCTTTTCGCCAGGACCTGCAAGGGAGGGGGAACAGCGGTCAGGGGTGTCCCAGGAAACCCAGCAGGAAATGGGGATAGAACCCCTAAAAaccaaaccttcccttcccagctggagcaaaggggatggagcagagccctgggagtgctggtggctgtccccagggcagggacactgcgAGGTCCCCCCAGAGCATCCCGTGCCAAggctcctccccagctcccagcacggaGAACTCggtccctccctctcccctcgGCTGTTCCTTCCCAAGCACATCACATGCCAGGCCAGGTTTAAGCAAAATAAACCCAGTTGCCACGGTTACCCAGAGCAGGGATGCTAAATATACAGAATATAGATATTTATGTCGATATATTTAACTGCCACGCACGGAGCCTGTGAGCCCGAGCAAGGGAGACGCTCCCTCACGGGAtctgagccctgcagagctcagggtgGTAAAAATCCGTGACAGCCCCTCCATGGCCTGGAGGTGTTGATTCTTCCTGGATCCAACCCCACCTGGGCTCACCTGAACCCACCTGGGGGCTTtgtctgtgtcactgtcaccctgTGTGGCACAGCCAGACCTCCCCGGCCACCTCATCCTCAGCAtcccccctctcctgctctgagtatccccaaatcccagctcctcctgccctcccagcacTCAGGAGAGGAATTTCACCCCTGGAAACTTAACCCGGGCGTTCCCAGGGATTCACTCTGCGTACTCTCTGCAGCGCTCGGGGAGGAGAATTCCATCTTTTATAGTAAAAAGTGGATAATTACCGGGTTTTGCACCACCCACAAGATCCCAGCGTTAATagggagagctggcaggaagGGAGAATTAACTCTACGATGTGGAACGTGCTCGGCCTGGGTGTCTGAGGCACCCCTGGGTGAGGCTGCTCAGtacccagagctccaggagcagagggaaggggaggatcCACGTCAGTGGCAGCGGGGCCATCCCAGGATGGGGAGCATTCCCTGCTGATGAGCAAATCTTCCTCCTTTTGGCTCCCCATCAGGAATTCCGGGTTAGCCCAGGGGTGTTGCAGCAATCCCGGCTgttccccttcctccccaaaGCCCCCCGACCCCCTCGGGACAGGTTTAGCCGATGCCAGCCCACCGCCAATCCAGCCCCACCAATCCCAGGGGTTTTCCTCACAAATTGGATGAATTAGCCCTGTCCAGGCCTGCCAACACCAGCACACATCTGGATCCACACCTTGATTTTCCTTGTCGGATGCTCGGGAGCTTCCCCTTGTTCCAGGGGATCCAGGGGTGGGAAAGGCGAGCTCAgacctccctcctcctcctcacccgGGCCCTGAAAGGAGAATCGGCatcccctggagcagcctcagcctctTCCTTGGGATCAGCACCGGGGGTCAGCTGGGGTCCCCCAGGTGaggggggtggcacaggggcagcaggggcgGGGGTGCCCAGAGTCCCaccccaccctggggacacccagccGTGTCCCTTCCCCACCTCCCCGAGCCCCTCCCCGCTGTTCCCCACCCCGGGGGGCTCGGGAGAGCAGAGGGGGGGCGATGGGAAGGGGTTTGATGCTGGAAAGGAGAGGACAAGGATAagacacacacacccccaggTGTGCCCCAAAACCCCTTCAGCACCCCCAGATCAGGCTGTGACCCGGCCggggggcactgccagggaccccctgcccctccagcccctgccgTGAGGGTGGACGCGGGATGAGCACTCACGGGTCCCGGGAAGGAGCGGCGGGATGCGGGGATGCCCCGGGGCGTCCGGGTGGGAGCGGTGCCGGGAGGCGCTGCGGGATTCACcgctgggaagggaaaaataaaaccccgAGTGACGGTAGGAAAcgggcagggaagggggaaaagggagggataACGGGATACCTGATGGGAGAGCGCCTGGCCGGGGCTCGGAGCGGCCTCTTCCTCACCTGCGGCGCCGGCCCGTCCCGCGCAGAGCTGGCGACACCGTGAGGGCTCCGGCAGAGCCAGAACAGCAGCgagcccctcctcaccctcctcctctACCCCCAAACTGGGGAGCCCCCCTCGAGAAAGCCGCGGTGCTCCCGGGAGCAGCATCCCCACCCCGGCGGGGACCCCCGGCGCCCCCACCCCACCAAACCCCCCGGGGGAGtttcgggggggggggggacgaGCTGTGCCCCCCCCCCCGGGGCAGCGGGACCCCTCCGGAGCCTGCCCGGGGAGGGGCCTcgggggacacccaggggaggGGGCTCGGGAGCGGCGGCAGCCACGGAACCGTCCATGGGACCGGGCCCGGTGGGACAAAAGGGGCGGAAAAGCCGTCGGAAGTGATGCGGCAGTGACGTGTACTCGCGTGACGTCACGCCGGGATTAGGAGTGTGACGTCACGGCGCGACAGCAAGCACCTCGCCGAGAGCCGCCTGTTTATCGGTGAAATGACTTTATTGGGGAAAGGAGAACAGGTGAAGGGgggcgccgggccgggggccggccccgggcgggcgtGAGGTCACAGGGTCAGTGAGGGGTGATGCGGTTCCTCCATCCAGGGGTGGCGGTGGGAGCGGGACCCGCCCCGTCCTACCTGCACCGGCCGCCCCGCAGGGAGCGGCGGGTCAGGCGGGTGAGCAGCACCTTCACCCGGCCCCAGTGCGAGCGCCCGTCCTGCTGGGAGAGGCGGGGTCAGCGGGGGGGACCCGCGGGACCCCCACCCGCCACACCCCGACACCCCCCGGCCGTACCTTGTCCGGCGCCGGGACCCCCGCCCCGCCCTCGGAGGGGTCCagcaggctgggggagctgaCGGAGTGTCCCCACATCCTCCGGCACGGCCCGGGCTCAGCTGCGGAGTGGGGGGACAAAGCTACTCAGGCTTAGGGGACACCGTCCTGCCACCCCACGGGCTGCCCCCCTCACCTGGCACCATCCCACCCCGTTCACCTGGCAGCGGTCCCTCCGTTCCCGCATCCCCCAATGCTCACCTGGCCCCAGGTCCCGCCATTCCCGCATCCCCCAGTGCTCACCTGGCCCCCGGTCCCGCCGTTCCCGCATCCCCCAGTGCTCACCTGGCCCCAGGTCCCGCCATTCCCGCATCCCTCAACACTCACCTGGCCCCAGGTCCCGCCATTCCCGCATCCCCCAGTGCTCACCTGGCCCCAGGTCCCGCCATTCCCGCATCCACCAGTGCTCACCTGGCCCCCGGTCCCGCCGTTCCCGAGCCCCGCCCCGCTCACCTGGTGCGTGGCTGTCCGAGCAGGAGCGCGGCCGGAACCCCTCGCCCCTCCACGTGCCCAAGTCCTGCCTCGGAGGCTGCCGGGCgggctgcagagcacaggcaggctGTGAGCCGGGACCCCCACGCCCCCTCCCCGCGCAccccgctccccccggcccTCACCAGGGTGGCCGGGCGGGGGGCTCCGGCCgcccgctgccgctgccgcaGGGCGCGGTTGTCCTGCTGCAGCCGCGCCAGGCGCTCCAGCATCTGGCACACGTGCTCCAGGTagcgcagcccctgccccgACACCGCGGCCTCGGGCACGGCCCGGGGGTCCCGAGGGCTGCCCGGCAGCCGAGCCCCCCcagccgcagccgccgccgctccctcGGGTTCCTGGGGGTCCCGCGGGGGCTCCGCCAGGTCGGCGGCGCTGTGGCTGCGCCGGCTGAGCTGTCGCGGCCCGCGCTGCCTCCGGCTCCGCTGCGCCgcctgcagcagcctcctgctggccgAGCGGCTCCGGGGGCTCCGCGGGGGCTCCTCCCCGGGGGTCTTCTCGGCCGGGAAAGCGTCCAGGGAGAAGCTGCTCTCGGAGCCCAGCGGGGTGGAGGGCGAGTGCTCGTTGCTGGCCATCTCCACGCCGGAGTCCTCGGATTCGAACTTGAGGAACCTCCCGACGGCcggggggctgctggggggctGCGGTGGCGGCGGGGGGGGTCCCCGGGTGCTCATGGCCCGCGGGGGCTGCCGCGGGCTCTCCTGCAGCCGGCGGTAGACGCTGGCGGAGGTGCGCACGATGCAGCTCTCGGCCGACTCCCAGGGACCATCTGCGGGGGGAGGGAGGGCGGGTGGGCTCAGCTGAGGGGGTCCCTGGGTGCCCACCACCCCTCCAAGCCCCCCTAAAGCAGCTCTTCCCCCTGTCCAGGGACCCCACTCCAGAGGGTCCCTCCCACAACCCCAGAGTGTTGTCGCTGCTCCCCAAAAACGCGGCCCCGGcctcctccatcctcctcctcccgaGCCGCGCTGCTGGGGGAGCACCCCCGGCCCCCACCCTGACCCGGGCCGGGCTTTTGGGCCGGGATCCTCCCGTATCCCGCTCCAGCTCGGTGCCGGCCCAGGACACAGCACGGCCACGGGATCCCTGGGACGGCTCCAGGGACCACCAGCTCCTCGCACGCGTCCCCACAGGATGGGGGGCATCGCCAGCCTGGATGTGCCCCCCAAAACCCCGCAGCTCCAGGTGGGATTGTGGCGCATCCATGGAGAGGTCTCGGCAccccccgctccctccccgGGCAGGCCGCGGCTCAGGGGGCGGCAGCGCAGCTCCGGCCCCTCCTGCGGGAGGACCGACCCCCGGGAGCCCCGCTCGGGGGCTGCCACCCCCTCGAACGCACTCACAGCAGCTGAACCTCCTCTTCCAGACGGCGCAGGAGCCACCCCACATCGCCGAGAGGCAGAGCCGAGAGCCGGGCGCGCGTCCCGGCGCTCCCTTTTATAGCCACCCCAGCCGGCGACGGGCCCTGCATCCAGAGCACCTCATTGCAGGACCGGTTCCCAACTGGTTCCTCGCGGGGTTTGGGATCGGCGATACTGGCTGGGCCGGTGCTTAAGGactcccttcccaccccagctGGGTTGCTCGGGCGCCGGCAGGCAGCCAGGAGCCGGCCGCAGCCCACCGAGCTCCAGAAAACTCACCCGGTCCTCCGGTGCGGGCTGAGCTCACCGCTCAGGGGTCCCGGTgctcccaaattcctgcccTTCACCGCTCAGGGTCCCGGTgctcccaaattcctgcccTTCACCGCTCAGGGTCCCGGTgctcccaaattcctgcccTTCACCGCTCCCCagtccctgcccttcctgcagctccccgCGCATCCCCCGGGGGCTGGAGAGGCCGAGGGGAGCCGGGGAGCCGCGGCCAGCCCCGGGACAATCCGCCCGTTCAGTGGGATTGAATCCCAGCAATGCCGGGGAGCAGCGCGGCCGCCCCTGCACGATTGAATCCCAGGAATTCCGCGGGGACATCCCGGTTCCCACACTCCGCAATTCCACCGGCTCCAAGACCCCGCGTGCCGAGGGGCGGCTTCCCCCGCCACCACGGGGGTGTCACCGGAGCCCCACCGGGGCGGGGGGGTCCCCATCAGCTCCTCCTGTGGGACCCCCGCgttggcagctccagctcagcccccTGTAGCTCCCAGATGTTGCTGCTGGAGGGGACCTTCAGCACAAATTGGGGGTCCCAGGGAACCCCCCAGGTTCCTTCTCAAGCACAGACAGCGCAAATTGGGGGTCCAAGGACCCCGGGTTTCCTCTCCAGCACAGACACCTCAAAACGGAGACCCCTGAGGACCCCTCCCAGCGCGATCCTCACCGGAGACCCCGAGGGAAGCCCCAGTCCAGGGCAGACGGGGGAGTCCCCCATAGCCCCTGGGGGTCCCCCCTAGCCCCCGGGGGTCCCCCCTAGCCCCGGGGGGCACCGACTCACCGAGGTCAGCCCGGAGCGGCCGCACCGTGAAGGCTCCGCTGCGTCGCAGCATCCTCGGGATGCACCGGGAGCGGGGAGCCGGGCAGGGAGCACCGGGAGCCGGGCGGGGAGCACGGGGGCTGCTCCTCCGCTGCTTtatggggcagggctgggggcggcacagccccggggcggggcgggggtgggggggccgccccctgcctgggcagctcctttgcccccagccccagctgtgtcATCCCAGGGGGGCTCGAAGCGTTTGTGCCTCTTCTTCCCTCGTGGAGAGGGCGGGGaccatcatcatcctcctccctccccggGTGTCATAGAGCCGTGGAATgtttggggtgggaagggaccttaaagcccctccagtgccacccctgccatgggcagggacacctttccctgtcccagggtgctcccagccccgtCCGGCCTGGCCTGGGATactccagggatccagggcagcctcagctgctctgggatcaTTAATTGGGAATTCGGTGATTAATTGGGAATTCGGTGATTAATTGGGAATTCGGTGATGAGAGCTCCATGACCCAGCCCGGGGCGCGCCCCAAACACACCCCAGGCGGGAGGGGAGGGCggtcctggctgtccctgctgcagagggacaggggaaGGGACAGGACCCTCCCAGGCCGCCGATAACAGCAGATCTGAGATAAGAGCAAAGCCCAGATAAGAGCAAAGGCCAGATAAGAGCAAAGCCGTCCCCGTGCACGCGGGCACGGAGGGCGCCCAGCGGCGATAAGAGCACCTGGGGCAGGACAAAGGCCTCGGCCAACAACCCCCAATAAACGCGGACACCGCCCCGGGACGGAGCAGGGAGGGGCCGTCCAGCCCTGCGGGCAGCCCTGACCTTCCCTGGGGCAGGACAAGGACCTGCCAAGCCCTGGacccccaccccgggcaggcaggagggctgAGGGGTCGgggggggtccctgtctgccccctgggtttggggtaaacccccccttccccctggcCTGGGGTCCCGGCACAGAGCAGACACGGCAGTGGAgcaaatatatattatatttatagaGAATCTGGTTTAATTCCTCGGAGAAGCCCTTTGCAGTCAGTGCACAAGTGGTGCCAGCCCCTCTCCGGTACCCGAGTGCTCAAGCGACCCCCACTCcccccccaggtgtcccctcGGTGTCCCCCGGGCTGAGAACTCGCCCAGCTCATCACACGCACCCACAGGGGGGTGACGATGCGCGGCTGCATcgcccccccaaatcccacccatGCCCAGCCCGgcagtgcccccagccctgccgcGGTGGGGGGGGACAGCCCCGGGCTCCGGGGATGCCGGGGCTCAGGAGCGGGGGGACACCGGGCGGGGGACGGGCGCCCCCGGGGGTCCTTGGTAGCGCAGGCGGGCGTGCTTCTCGCAGAAGAGCTCGTCCCCCACCCAGAAGTGGCCGCGCATCTTCAGGCTGAGGCCGCAGTCGGCGCAGGTGTAGCAGGAGGGGTGGCGGTAGCGCCCGTCCTGGATCCGCACCGCCTGCGTCCTGCGGGGTGGGGACAGCCATCAGCCGAGGCTCTgcgtgtccccagggtcccctcccacccagggccagccccatcGTGGCCCTGGAGCCACGGCAGGGGTGGATCCTGCCCTGGGACTACCCTGGCCCCACTCACACCCAGGATCACCCCCAGAGGGAACAATGGCACGGATGGATCCCGCCCGGGGAACCCCGCGCCCCCAGCCCCGttcccaccccacagccagccccgTTTTAACCCCGCCGGGAGTGACAGCAAGGACCGATCCTGCCCGGATCCCGCCCCACCCCACCAGGATCAGCCGCGTTTTATCCCTGCCGGGAGCGATGTCAGCGGCAGATCCCGCCCCGGGACGGCCCCGCGCTGAGAGCAGCCCCTCTTTGGCTTTGCCAGGAGGGATGGCAGGGACGGACCCAGCGCCGGGACCCCCCCgggcccccagccccactcacGCGATGCTGCTCCCGCACTTCTCACAGACGTGCAGCTTCTGCACCCCGGCCACGGGCTTGCGGGCTGCGGCCGAGAGCCGGCTGGGGAAGGGGGCTGCGGGGCCTCCTGCGGGGACACGAGGCTGTCAGGGTCCTGTCTCCCCCGTTCCAgaccccccagctccctccgTGCCCCCCTCAcctccttcctcatcctccagAGCCTCCTGGAGCAGGCGGAAGGTGCTGGATTGCCGCGGGGCCGCCCGCAGCTCCCGGCGCTCCTGCAGCATCTTGTAGACCTCCGAGTCCTCCTCCAAGCGCCTCATGGCCGGCTCCGAGCCCTGGCTGTGGGCCGCAGCCCCAGGGGAGATTTTGGGGGGGTTCCCAGCGCCCGAATTCCAGGATCCACCCGGGTGCCACCCCACCGCCCGCCCGCCACCTGCTCCCTCCCCCCCGGGAGCTGCCCCGGCCTGCCCGGCCCTCCCACGGCCCCACCTGCCTGCAGGTGAGTTAACCCTTTCCACGGGCTCCCTCAGCACCCACGGGTGACAAACCGGCGTGGGGacgtggggctgggggctcccctGCCGGGGTGTcccccccccagcccccagcccgcTCTGTAcctgtggcaggaggaggaggagaggcgCCTCTCCCTGAGGCTTTCCcaggggttttggggggctccGAGCTCcggtgagggtgggcagggggctggaggcaggaggggtccctgggcGCTGTTCTGGCGGCTCAGGCGCCCTCGCTCCTGGCAGAGGGAGGAGTGATGGATGTCCCGGGGtggggcactgcagcagccccccAGAACGGCCCGAGGGTGCCCCCAGaccctccctgcaccccaagGACACCCGGACCGGCCCAGGGGCTATCCCCAGGGCCAGGACTCCGGACGGATGCAGGGATGCTCCATGGGgcagctgcttctccctcccCGCAAGGGCTGGGGTCAGTGGGACCCCCCAGGGCAGCACCCCCACCCCACAacccagcccctgcacccctcccctctcctcccctcctctccatcTGCTCCTGCTTAGCGGCCCCGGCGAGGCCGGGAGGCGCAGCCGTGGCTAAGTGGAAGCCGATGTTCCCGGAGCAGCTGCCGCACAGATGGGAATAAACCCCAGCGGGACCCCGGGACGGGCACAGGGACCCCTGCCCGGACCCACggagagggagaggggcagcGCTGGGGCTCGGCGGGGTCACGAGGGATGAGCTAAAATTGGGCACGGGAGGAGCCGGGCCTTGGCCCCGTCCCTGCCGGCAGCGCCAGCCCGGCCTGGGGTGCGAGGGGAGCGGGGcggatccaggagcagccacccGTCACCCCCCCCGAGCACAGGGGCTTGGGTGGGGGGCTTCGGACCCTGAGGAGGGGATGTCCGAGCCGGGAGGGACCCCCGGGGCAGGGAGCGACCCTTGGGAGCCGCCACCGAAGCAAacaaggagggaaggagggagcggGCAGCCGGAGGAGCCAAGGggcggccggggctgcggccaAAGGCAGCTGGGAAGGGCCGCGCTCGGGGCCGCGGCGCTTCCCAATTTGGgcttgaaaaacaagaaaaagagaaagcagggagggaggaaaggagggaaacgCCAAGCGCGGAGCCAGCGGCTGCCcgcagggagggatggggaggccGCGGGCATCCCGGAACTGAGCTCGGGGGTGGAGAAGAGAACCAGCCCCCGGCGCATCCTGATCCCACTCCCGGGCATCCCGATCCTACCCCCGGGTATCCCGATCCCCCTGCCGGGGTGTCCCGATCCCCCTGCCGGGGTGTCCCGATCCCCCTgccggggtgtccctgcccggcCAACACCCCGGTGCCCCGGGCTGGCGGGAGTGGGGCTGGGCCTTCCCGAACTGGTTTGGCCTCCCCCGGCTGGCGCCGC includes these proteins:
- the C29H8orf58 gene encoding uncharacterized protein C8orf58 homolog isoform X3 encodes the protein MWGGSCAVWKRRFSCYGPWESAESCIVRTSASVYRRLQESPRQPPRAMSTRGPPPPPPQPPSSPPAVGRFLKFESEDSGVEMASNEHSPSTPLGSESSFSLDAFPAEKTPGEEPPRSPRSRSASRRLLQAAQRSRRQRGPRQLSRRSHSAADLAEPPRDPQEPEGAAAAAAGGARLPGSPRDPRAVPEAAVSGQGLRYLEHVCQMLERLARLQQDNRALRQRQRAAGAPRPATLPARQPPRQDLGTWRGEGFRPRSCSDSHAPAEPGPCRRMWGHSVSSPSLLDPSEGGAGVPAPDKDGRSHWGRVKVLLTRLTRRSLRGGRCR
- the C29H8orf58 gene encoding uncharacterized protein C8orf58 homolog isoform X2, whose product is MWGGSCAVWKRRFSCYGPWESAESCIVRTSASVYRRLQESPRQPPRAMSTRGPPPPPPQPPSSPPAVGRFLKFESEDSGVEMASNEHSPSTPLGSESSFSLDAFPAEKTPGEEPPRSPRSRSASRRLLQAAQRSRRQRGPRQLSRRSHSAADLAEPPRDPQEPEGAAAAAAGGARLPGSPRDPRAVPEAAVSGQGLRYLEHVCQMLERLARLQQDNRALRQRQRAAGAPRPATLPARQPPRQDLGTWRGEGFRPRSCSDSHAPAEPGPCRRMWGHSVSSPSLLDPSEGGAGVPAPDKVRPGGVGVWRVGVPRVPPADPASPSRTGARTGAG
- the PDLIM2 gene encoding PDZ and LIM domain protein 2; protein product: MPVTVTLPGPAPWGFRISGGRDFGKPITVSKVTEHGKAAAGDLRPGDVIVTINGESAAEMLNVEAQNKIKQSPGQLRLEVERCPEPCPSHTNGDTSLQRLATSFQDTLQVRSESQGALRTLEPGLASLTHPPGRASSQPVEQEFTCPGLPQERGRLSRQNSAQGPLLPPAPCPPSPELGAPQNPWESLRERRLSSSSCHSQGSEPAMRRLEEDSEVYKMLQERRELRAAPRQSSTFRLLQEALEDEEGGGPAAPFPSRLSAAARKPVAGVQKLHVCEKCGSSIATQAVRIQDGRYRHPSCYTCADCGLSLKMRGHFWVGDELFCEKHARLRYQGPPGAPVPRPVSPRS
- the C29H8orf58 gene encoding uncharacterized protein C8orf58 homolog isoform X1, with the translated sequence MWGGSCAVWKRRFSCYGPWESAESCIVRTSASVYRRLQESPRQPPRAMSTRGPPPPPPQPPSSPPAVGRFLKFESEDSGVEMASNEHSPSTPLGSESSFSLDAFPAEKTPGEEPPRSPRSRSASRRLLQAAQRSRRQRGPRQLSRRSHSAADLAEPPRDPQEPEGAAAAAAGGARLPGSPRDPRAVPEAAVSGQGLRYLEHVCQMLERLARLQQDNRALRQRQRAAGAPRPATLPARQPPRQDLGTWRGEGFRPRSCSDSHAPGERGGARERRDRGPAEPGPCRRMWGHSVSSPSLLDPSEGGAGVPAPDKDGRSHWGRVKVLLTRLTRRSLRGGRCR